The Pseudanabaena yagii GIHE-NHR1 genome segment GAGTAGTGCTAATCCTTCCGCTTCACCGACTTTTTCTCCCAAAGCGTCACCTTCATTACGCTAAAACAACGTCAATTCGGGTTAAGTTGGCAAATTTTAAAATCCCAAAAGTAAAAGCCTTGCATAGCAAGGCTTTTACTTTTGGGATTTAAGAGAGGGGTTACTACGCAACCCTTCTCTCAAATCCCGAACTCACGTTAAAACAAAAAAGCCTCGCATCGCGAGGCTTTTTTGTTAGGCTTTTTTAGCGATCGCGATATTGCTGTAGTTCTGATTTTAGTTGAGCAATTTCGGCGCGGAGGTTATCAATAGTTTCTTGTAGTTCATCGGCATCGATATCGCTATCTTCGGTGACTACATTACCCTTTTGTTGCTCAGCCTTTTCGAGAACGGTTTCAACAAAGATACGGATTTGTTCGCGTTGCTCAGCATCAAATTTTCCCAAGGCACTAAGGGCATCGGTTACGGTATGTTCAATGCGATCGATTACAGCCTCAGCAGTGGCTCTACCAATAAAGAAAGCGTCTAATGGAGTTTTGCTCATAATTTTAATTATTGGATCTATATGAATCTAAATTATTAGGTATTAGATTTAACTACTAGTTACCACTCGTCAATTGAAATTGGCTTGGAAGCTGTTTGTCTAACTGCTACTTAAAAATATAGCAATAAAGTTAGAGATTAGAAGGTGTGGTAAATACACAACACTTTTTATAGAAGTTTCCATTGTGCTGTAGGTAAAGCAAAGACTCCTATAATTAAGTCTTTCTACTTATAGCGTTTCCTAGTCTAGTGAATCAAGGAAAGTATTTTCCCTCCAAAGGAGGGAAAATACTTTCCTTGATTGAAAAATGCTATGAGACATATTAAAAAGGAGCTTTAATTTTTGGTTCTTTGTAATCTAGCTCCTTCAGTTTCTTGAGAATACGGCTAAAGTATTCCTGCATATAGGACTCAAGGGTAGTCATGTCTTCTTCCGCAAGACCAAAGATTTTGTAGGTCTCCGTCATGTCGGCATCAAGGGGAATACCACTGGCAAGGACTTCAGCATATGCCATGCGCTCGGCAAAACTCCAACCCCATTCAAAGCCTAGGGCAAACTTACGGGCAAATCGCAAAAGTCCGAGGGGCATATTAGCTGTGCGGCGGGTGCGTCCCGACATTCTTTCGCAGAGTTTGATGATTTCGCTGGGTTGCCATGCTTTGGGACCTGCGATCGCAAAGGATTGCCGTTCAGTTTCTTTAACTTCTAGCGCCCGAATCGCAAATTTGGCGATATCTTGAGTATTCATGTAGGCGATCGGTGAAGATTCGCCGCCAATCCAGATGGTTTGATTTTCGAGGATGGGGATCGCATATTCACCAATCAAGTTCTGGAAAAATCCACAGGGCTTGAGAATGGTGTAGTTGAGATCAGTAGATGCAAGAAATTTTTCAGTACAGTTTTTGATATCCATCAATGGGACAGCAGGATATTTCTCAGCATTAAGGATCGAGAAAAATACAAATCGCTGAACATTGGCTCGTTCGGCTGCTTGGATCAAGGAAACCTTACCCTGCCAATCAACATCTTTGATTCTCAGAGAACCAGTTGCCCTAGTTGTCGCGGCATCAATTACCTCAGTGACACCTTCTAGTGCATCATCAATACTTTCAGGGTTCATCAGATTGCCTGCGGCTAAATCAGCACCCCACTCTCTGAGGAAGCCCGCTTTTTTAGGATAACGAACTAGACATTTAACTTTTAGCCCCCGATCCAGTGCATGACGGGTTATTTGACGACCGAGTGTACCTGTCGCACCTACGATCAGTAAGCTCATAAAATTTTTTTATTAAAATAACTTTGTAAACATATATAAATCTAACAGATATTTGGTGACATCTTTTGGTAAGCGAGACTAGGGATCGCGATATCTGGCTGTAGATAGAGTTGAGAGTCACGCGATCTAAATTTTGAGGTAAGGCAGCACAAAGTACCACCTACCCGCAAAATCACTACATGTTTTTTTGGTAGAGTAGCTTCATTAGCCTAGGGTATACATCACATGACCAGTCTGTTTCTGGAACGTCTTCATAGCAGCGATCGCCCCGTCATTGTCTTTGATGGTGCGATGGGAACAAATTTGCAAGTCCAAAACCTTACCGCCAAAGATTTTGGCGGCGCAGAGTATGAGGGTTGCAACGAGTATCTGGTGATGACGAAGCCTGAAGCAGTCGCCAAAGTACATCGTGACTTTTTAGAGGCAGGAGCCGATGTAATCGAGACGGATACCTTTGGCGGTACGTCGATCGTCTTGAATGAATATAATTTGGGGCATTTAGCTTACGAACTCAGCAAAAAGGCGACAGAATTAGCCAAGTCCGTTGCTGCTGAATTTTCCACCCCTGAGAAACCTCGTTTTGTGGCAGGCTCGATCGGTCCAACCACAAAGTTACCGACTCTGCTACATATTGATTTCGATACGATGAAGGAGTCTTTTATCGAGCAGATCGGAGGGCTGTACGATGGCGGCGCAGATCTATTAATTGTGGAGACATGTCAGGATGTCCTGCAAATTAAGGTCGCACTCAATGCGATCGCTGAATTTTTCGACAAAAAAACTGCCGAAGGCAAACCCCGCATTCCCGTCATGGTTTCGGTAACGATGGAAACTACTGGCACAATGCTCGTCGGTTCCGACATTTCCGCCGTTGTGACCATTCTCGAACCCTATCCCATCGACATCTTAGGGTTGAACTGCGCCACAGGTCCCGACTTGATGAAAGAGCATATCCAGTATTTGAGCGCCCATTCTCCCTTCGTGGTGTCCTGCGTACCGAATGCGGGCTTACCTGAAAATGTTGGTGGACAAGCTTTTTATCGCCTTACTCCCGACGATCTCAAAGGACATCTAGCTCACTTTGTCGAAGATTTAGGCGTGCAGATTATCGGTGGTTGTTGCGGCACAAGACCCGCCCACATCAAAGCTCTAGCCGATGCTGCCAAGACTCTCAAGCCCAAAAAGCGCGAACCCCTAGTCGTTCCGTCAGCAGCTTCCATTTATAGCTCCCAGCCCTACATTCAAGATAATTCTTTCCTCATTGTCGGAGAAAGATTAAATGCAAGTGGTTCTAAGAAAACTCGCGATTTGCTCAATGCTGAGGATTGGGATGGACTAGTCGCGATCGCGCGATCGCAAGTAAAAGAAGGCGCACATATCCTCGATGTGAACGTGGACTATGTGGGACGCGATGGCGTGCGCGATATGCATGAACTAGTATCGCGCCTCGTCACTAATGTGACTTTACCTCTGATGCTGGATTCCACCGAATGGGAAAAGATGGAAGCAGGACTGAAAGTTGCGGGTGGTAAATGTATTCTCAACTCGACTAATTACGAAGATGGGGAGGAACGCTTCTGCAAAGTTGTAAGTCTCGCCAAGCAATATGGCGCGGGGATCGTCATCGGTACAATTGATGAAGAAGGCATGGCGCGAACTGCTGACAAAAAATTTGCGATCGCTTCCCGTGCCTACAAACAGGCGACGGAAGAATTAGGGATGCCCGCCAGTGAGATTTTCTTTGATACGCTGGCTTTACCGATTTCGACAGGGATCGAAGAGGATCGTCAGAATGCTGCTGCTACCATCGAATCAATCCGCCGCATCAAGGAAGCGATGCCCGAAACCCATGTATTGCTCGGCGTTTCCAATGTTTCCTTTGGTTTAAATCCTGCTTCTCGGATTGTTCTTAACTCGGTATTCTTGCATGAAGCGATGAAAGTCGGTATGGATTCATCAATTGTTCATGCTAGCAAGATCGTACCGCTAAATCGCATTCCTGAAAGAGAATTAGAAGTAGCAAGGCAATTAATCTTTGATCAGCGTCAATTTGATGGTGATATCTGCACCTACGATCCCCTTGGCGAATTTACGAAGCTATTTGAAGGAGTTTCGGCAAAGCGCGTTAAAGTCGTTGATGATAATCTCACGATTGAGGAGAAACTCAAAAATCATATTATTGACGGCGATCGCATTGGTTTAGATGACGCACTCACTGAGGCGCTAAAAACCTACGAACCACTGACAATCATCAATCAATTCCTCCTTGATGGCATGAAAGTGGTTGGCGAACTCTTTGGCTCAGGACAGATGCAACTTCCCTTTGTGCTGCAATCTGCCGAAACCATGAAATCGGCAGTTGCTTTCCTAGAGAAGTTCATGGAAAAAGCCGAAGGTTCCAATAAAGGCGTATTCCTGATTGCCACCGTGAAAGGTGATGTTCACGATATTGGTAAAAACCTCGTCGATATCATTCTCTCCAACAATGGCTACAAAGTCGTCAATATCGGCATCAAGCAATCGGTAGAGAACATCATTCAAGCCTATGAAGAATGCAAAGCAGATTGCATTGCCATGAGTGGCTTATTGGTCAAATCCACAGCCTTCATGAAGGATAACCTACAGGAATTTAATAACCGTGGCATCACTGTTCCCGTCATTCTCGGCGGCGCAGCACTCACCCCTAAATTTGTCTATAACGACTGTCAGAATGTCTATAACGGCAAGGTCATTTATGGGAAAGATGCTTTCTCTGACCTAAACTTCATGGATAAATATATGCCAGCCAAGGCTGAAGGCAAATGGGAAGATACTAAAGGCTTCTTAGATGAGAATCTTGCCCTTGACGAGGTGCTAGATTCGGCAGAAAGTGCCACCACTGCGGCTGAGGATAAGGCGAAGAAAGAGGCGGCGCTTGCGGAACGCTATTTAGATACTGGTCGTTCTGATGCAGTTGATATCAACATTCCCCGTCCCACACCTCCCTTCTGGGGAACGAAGATCTTGCAAGGTACAGATATTCCTATTGAGGAACTATTCTGGAATCTCGATTTGCAAGCACTTTTTGCAGGTCAATGGCAATTTCGCAAGCCCCAAGGTCAGCCTCGCGAGGAGTATGATCTATTTCTGCAAGAAACCGTTTATCCAATTCTGCATACATGGAAAGAACGGATCATCAATGAGAAGTTACTAGCGCCAACCTCTATCTATGGCTATTTCCCCGTCCTAGCGGAAGGAAATACGGTCTATGTTTACAATCCTCAAGATATCGACAATATCAAGAACGCGAAGCCAATCAATTCCTTTGTATTCCCTCGCCAAAAGTCTCAACGCCGTCTCTGCATTGCCGATTTCTTCTCACCCAAGGATTCGGGAATCATTGATGTCTTGCCCTTGCAAGCGGTCACCGTTGGGCATATTGCCACTGAGTTTGCTCAAGGACTATTCAAGGCGAATCAATATACCGATTACCTCTATTTTCACGGCTTAGCGGTGCAGATGGCGGAAGCAGTGGCGGAATGGACACATACACGCATTCGTCATGAACTCGGTTTTGGTAGCGAAGATCCCGATAATATCCGCGATATTCTCGCCCAGCGCTATCATGGCTCTCGCTATAGTTTTGGCTATCCCGCCTGTCCGAATATGCAGGATCAGTACAAGCTTCTCGATCTGCTCGATGCCAAGCGTGTTGGTTTGGAAATGGATGAGAGCGAACAACTTTATCCTGAACAGTCAACTACTGCATTGATTGTGCATCATCCTGTGGCTAAGTACTTCAGTGCTTAAATCGATTAAAAGTCATAAGTAGGAAGTCTTAATCATTTGTAGAATGCGTTAGTGTAACGTAACGCATCTCTAAATATTTAAAGATGATGGGTTACGCGATCGCTAACCCATCCTACATGTAATTACTTATATTCCTAGTAATCAATTATGTTGAAATCCCTCAAAATCGAAAATTTCCGTTGCTTCCAATCCTTTGAGATGCAACAACTTGGCAGGTTAAATCTCATAGTTGGTACTAACAACAGTGGTAAAACTTCTATCCTAGAAGCCATTCAATTATTAATTGCTTTACCAACAAATCACGCAATATTGAGTGATATTACTGTTGATCGTAGTGAATATATCAATGAAAATAGTGATACTCATCTTGCTATTCGCCATCTTTTCTACAATCACAAAATCGATGAAGGTTTTCAAATTTCGATTACTGGCATAGATAGCTCTGGCAAATCAGAACAAACTCTTCTTAAAGGTCAGAAGAATAGAGATGATGGATCTCCTGAATTGTATGTTTTACATTGGGATGATGTAGAAAATAGAGTCCAAAATACAAGCCTATGTCTGCCAATTTCTCAAGATGGAATCATTGTTATTGATTCACAAAGAAAAGCTAATTGGGAAAAAAGTTTTAGTAGATTACCACCAAAAACTCGCTTTGTAAGTTCATCTTCTTTTTCGTCTGAACAAATGATCGAGCTGTTTGAGCGCATAGTGATTACACCAGAAGAAGATCTTGTAATAGATGCATTAAAAATAATTGAGCATCGTATCAAACGAATTGCAAATGTTAGTTCTGGTAAGTATCGGTATGAAGGAGCGCATAGTGGATTTATCGTTCAACTTACTGACGAACCCCAACGTATACCAATTGGTAGCATGGGCGATGGAATGTGGCGGATTTTAGGACTTGCTTTAGCGATCGTAAATGCAAAAGATGGCGTTTTGTTAGTGGATGAAATTGATACGGGTCTGCACTTTACGGTGATGTCTGATATGTGGAAAATGCTCTGGGAAACTGCAAAGCGCCTTAACGTCCAGATTTTTGCGACTACCCATAGCAATGATTGCTGGCAGAGTTTAGCGGATATTGCTAATGCTGAAAATCCTAGTGAAGATGGTATTACGATTCATCGAGTTGAGAAAGGGAAAACTCACAGTATTGTCTTTACTGAAGATGAAATTGCGATCGCTGCTGAAGAAGGGATTGAGGTACGCTAGGTCATGATTACAAAAACAAGGCTCTTGCTTGTGGAAGGAGATGACGATAAGCGTGTAATCCCTGAATTAATTGAAAAAAATGGCGTGGCATGGACTCAAGACGATCCTCTCATTCCTCATATTCATTCATGCGGAGGATATCCCAAATTATTAAATCAGATTAAACCTCGCTTAAAAGAATCTTCTCTGTCTCAACTTGGAGTAATTATTGATGCAGATGATAACCCTCTTGGTCGTTGGGAAAGCATCAAAAATCGATGTCAAGCAAGTATTCCAAATTTGCCTAATAAATTGCCTGAAGATGGCTTAATTTGCAAAGTCACAAAAGAGCTTAAATTTGGAGTTTGGCTGATGCCTGACAATTTTCAACGAGGGATGTTAGAGACTTTTCTAGCCTATATGATTCCTGCCGACAACGAACCGCTATGGCAATTTGCTCAATTGTCAGTCCAAGAAGCAATAAGCAGGGGCGCGAAACTGACAGAAGTACAATATGACAAAGCTAATATTTACACTTGGCTTGCTTGGCAAGATCCCCCAGGTCGGCAATTACATCAAGCGGTCAAAGAAACGGTTCTTGATCCTCAACATCCTAATGCTCAGAAATTTGTGAAATGGTTTAAGGATTTGTATGGATTGTGAGCGATCGCCTAAATCCTAAAACTACTCCCCGACGACAACATCCTCCCAATAAACACCTCAGCACCGAAAACTAGTTCCTATGAGAAATTTGCAAAACCTTCTATTTGCTGCCCTTGGTGGTGTACTCATGGGGCTTACGCCCGATCCCTTTAGTCAATGGTGGCTAGCATGGATTGCTCTCATTCCTCTCTGGATGCTAGCTCAGAAGCTAAAATTCAAAAGCGCGATCGCAATGGGCGCAGTATGGGGGTTTTGCTATCACGGCATGGCGTTATTTTGGATTACATCAGTGCATCCGATGGAATGGATGGGCGTACCTTGGTGGACTAGCTTTTGGATTGCGACATTAGTTTGGTTACTGATTACAGGATGGGGAGCCGTATTATCAGGACTATGGGCAGGCGGAATGTCTTTACTTACGCACAAACTGAATGTTCCAAGTCGGATTATTATTGCTTGCGCGATTTTTAGTGGATTAGAAATTGTTTGGAGTTGGGGTCCCCTTTATTGGACAGCATTAGGCTATACCCAGAGTCCCCATGATTTACTGTTGCTCCAAATTAGCCGACTCTCTGGACAACAGACGATGACTTCTGCAATTGTGGTAATCAATGGATTATTAGCAGAAACCCTATTACATAAACCTTGGCGCGATCGCCAGCCCCTATGGAACCAACAAAAGCAGTCCATAGTTTTACTAAATTGGGCTAAGCAATGGCGCTATGCGATCGCCGCAATTGTGATGTTATTAGCAATGTCTGGCTATGGCGCATGGGAAATGCAAAGCGATCGCATGATCAGCACCAACTCTCAAGCAATTAAAGCAGGAATCATTCAAGGTAACTTCCCTAATGCGCTGACGGTAAAGCCGAAAGGATGGGAAATCGCTGTTAATAATTACACTAAAGGCTATGAGAAACTAGCTCAGTCGGGCGCAGAAATGATCGTCACCCCTGAAACAGCGATTTCTTTTCTCTATCCCAATTACGATGCCAGACGCGAACCTTTCGATCAAGTAGTCGAAAAATATCGCGTTCCTGTGTGGTTAGGAGGCTTTGGCAAAACGCGCAATCCTAATACTGAAGACCCGAATAACTATACGAATAGCCTCTTTCTGATCGATGGTTCCAATAAAATCCTCGGTCAATATGACAAGGTGCGGCTCGTTCCTGTTGGGGAATATATTCCCTTTAAACCAATTTTAGGAAGTTTAATCAAGCGTCTATCACCATTACGAGGCGAAGTAGAAGCAGGTTCCAGCGAGCAACTAGTCGATACACCTTGGGGACGTTTTATCGTTGGCATTTGTTATGAATCTGCTTATCCCGCCACTTTCCGATTTCAAACTGCCGCAGGTGGTCGCTTAATTCTCTCAGCATCTAATAATGCTCATTTCGCTTCCTATATGTCGGCACAACATCATGCCCAAGATGTGGCAAGAGCGATCGAAAGCGATCGCTGGGCGGTGAGGGCAACTAATACAGGCTATTCAGGCTTTGTCGATCCCAATGGGCGCACAGTTTGGCTATCGGATGTGAATACCTATGAAACCCATTTAGAAACGGTTTATTTGCGCGATACCAAGACTCTATATGTCATGTGGGGTGACTGGTTAACACCTTTGCTTTGCATTACCAGTGTTGCAATCTATGCCAAACATCGTTTTGCCTAAACAAAGAGAGGCGGTGCAATGCGCCGCCTCTCTTTGTTTGCTTCGCCTGCGTAGCAGAATGCTAAACAATCTGGGTTTGTAACTATCCTGAGCTACTTAGCAAGAAATAACAATACACCGATCGCTAAAAAGATGATTGACCAGACTAGTCCCCAAAAAGCGGGATGACTAGATACTTTATTGCCATTAGCAGTAGATAGAAGTTCTAAATCCATCCAAGAGGCAACACCACGACGGAACCAACCTTTAGCAGTAGTTTCCATTCCAATCAAACCCTGTACCCGCTTCATACCAAAAAAGAAATTACCAAAAGGTCCCCAACGAGAAGCATAGAGCAGATACATCATGCCTGATTTGTCCTGTAACTTCAGATCGGAGCCAAACACATAACCTGCATCGCCACGACCGATCAGATTTCCTTCCAATTGCACAGGTTGACCACGCAGAGGACTAGCATAGGCATCGGACATCAGGGTAATTACATCAGTTGCTGGCGCATTCTTGGAACTGGGATACATGACCGATCGCTTAAATATCATCACGACACCTAACAATAGTAATGGAATCGCCACAAATGCTTTTAAGCCACCAATACTCTTAAATAGAACTGCACCGATCGCTAAACCAAGGATAATCGCAATGAATTCTGCACCATAGAGCAGAACATCTTGATAGAAAGTTCCATAGAGCCGTTTTTTGTCGAGGCGTTTACCTTCGGCAACCACACGCCCCATATCAAACTCCATATCTAACCCAAGCTGCTCAGCATAGTTACTGAGAGCACGCACTCGCTTGCCCGTGAGCGGATGGGTCGAGTTTAGCTCCATCCACCAACCCCAAGGATTAAACAAATCCCACAGGAAGAGACGACCAATTTTTTCTGGAGAAGATGAAATTTGATAAGCCGTACCCGTAGAAGCTGCTGCCTTAGAATCATAGATACCAAGGGCGCGAGTACCCTGCATCAAACGACTTGGCTCCGTTGCTTTTTCAGTTTCTTGGACAATGCCATAGGCAATTTTCACCAAAGCGCGTGACAAAGCATTGGGATTGCCCGTTTGCTCGGCGGCGAAATGGTCAGCAAAATATTCTCTAGTGCGCGATAGATAGAGCAGCAAATATGTGCCAACAATATAAAAACCATAGGCAATAAAGGCAGTAATCATAGCGGCATTTTCTGCCCGTTCATCATTAATTTTTTTGCCAACCTCGCGAATGGTGACATAGAGCAAATAAGTAATTTGCACCAAGGTCGAGGCAACGGTCATCACCGCAAAGTCCCAATGCACAATATGTCCTAGCTCATGGGCATAGACAGTGGCAGCTTCGTCATCATCAAGATATTTGAATAAACCTGCACTAACCACTAGACGAGCGCTATTAGGCAAAGCCCCATAGGTAAAAGCAGTCGGATTGTTATCATCAATGATCCCTAAACGTGGCTGGGTAATCTTTTTGAGATTACACACACGTTGAATGGTACGGGCTGATTCAGGACTGAGGCGTTCAATTTCTTCGATCTTGACCCAGCGGGTGTGATAGAGCCAACCTTGAGTCAAGTCCATGATCCAAGGCGATACAAAGAAGATGATCGCATTGACTAAAACAGTGACGATTACCGCAACGCCAAATCCAAGGATCGGATTGGGGCTATTGACGATAAAAATTGTTGCCGTGACTAGGGAAAATACAATCCCCACAAGTAGGGCGATCGTAATACTAGAGGCAAAGGCAAGATTACCTGCAATTTTAGCTGTGACGAGGCTTGCACCAACTTGATCGGCACGCCCCGCCTTATGAGGTAATTCTGAATGGGGAAATTCTGATTCTGGTGTGGACATACAATCCTCTCTTCAGTTTATTGAGTCCTAGTTTGAGTAATTAGTCCCGTGTTGTAATGTTTTTGTTGCTCAATTGCTAAAAAACATCACCATAATTCAACTATAGGTTTCTAGAATTTAAGCTATACAAAACAGTACCCAAATTCTAGTTATGAAATTCAATACATTTATGATATAGCGATCGCCAAAATCAAGATATTTAACCAAGATTAAGCCTCACCAAAGATAACTGTGATGCTTTGCATCACAGTTATCTTTGGTATTAGTCCACCTTAGTTAAGTTGGCAATTTTCCATTTGCCATCCTCAAACTTTAGGTTGCAAATATATCGCCCCCTTGATGGCTGCGACTGCGATCGATCAATTTTGCCATTGACATAAAGGGTGGGACTTTCAAAAATTTCCACAGTTACATTTGCCTGATCATCTTGAATGCCAAACGATCCTGCGCGACTTACCTTAAAGTCACCGTAGCGATAAAAAGCATTATTGCTTTGCAGCCAGTCAATCGAACCTTTGCGTTTTTCGTAGGCTTCACCTGTAGTCAGTTCCGCTAATAGCTGCCGATCAAAGGGTGGAGCAAACATTTGATTTTTAGCCGCTACTAAATTATTCACAAGATCCACCGCTTCCGACTCTGATAAAGACGCGATCGCTGTTTTCGTTGGCTTAGTAGTAGGTGTAGCGGTGGGACTAACCGTAGCAGAGGGAGAAGCCTTAGGAGTAGAGGTAGGACTAGTAGTTTCAGTAGGCGTTGAAGGACTGGCAACAGGTGGAGAATTGGGGCTAGGTGTAACCGTAGGCTTACTAGTTGAGTTATTGGTAACAGGACTCAAGGTACTAGAGCCATTACGAGTTGCCATCACCGCACCGATCGCGATCGCAGTAGCAAAGGCAGCCACCCAAACCGCAATCCATAAGCCCTTATTACTACCTTTATGATCACTAGTTTGATAGGGAGCAGACACCTGTACCGTATGCTGTGGAGGATTTTCGGAGGGAGCAGAATGGAGATTAACGGGAGTAGTGGGTGGTGGTAATGGTGTGGTCGGAGCAGGTAATGGCTGGACTAAAGGCTGAATTGATGGCATTGGCGATTGGGCGATCGCAGGATTATAGGGCTGCGTCGGCGGAACCTTAGGTAAAATCTCAGTCCCCAAATCATTACCACTATTGGTACTCACAATCGTGGACTGAATACCATTGGCAGACTGCACTGATTGATGGGTTGGTAAATGATGGGAACCCAGATTTGCTAGCACTTTACGAATTTCCGCCGCCGATTCATAGCGATCTTTGTAGTGATAACGAGTCATCTTGGTTAATACACCAACTAGCCCTGTTTTATTGGGTACAAGATGCTGCCAGATTAATTCCCCCGTTTGATAGTCCTCTTGCAGTTCACGAGGCTGTAAACCAGTGAGTGCCTGAATACCAATTACACCGATCGCATATAAATCACTACTAGGGCGCGGCTTGCCTTGGGCTTGCTCACTGGGCATATAACCTAGAGTACCGATCGCTACTGTGGCAACAGTTTGTCCCTCCTGCGCCATCTGATTTTGCACCTGTTTAATCGCACCAAAATCGATCAGTACCAATTTACCGTCAGATTTACGGCGAATAATATTGTCTGGCTTCAGATCTCGGTGAATTACCCCTTGAGCATGGGTATATTCCAAAATACTTAATAAATCATCTAATATTTGAATTACTTGGGCTTCACCCATTCGATAGCCGCGTACTAATTCCAATTCTAGCGATCGCCCCTCGACAAATTCTTCTACTAAGTAAAATTCTCCTGACTGCTCAAAATAGGCAAGTAAGCGCGGAATGCGATCGTGATCGCCCAACTTTGCAAGGACTTGCGCCTCACTGGTAAATAAGCGATTGGCTACTTTGAGATATTCGCGATCGTCACTAGCGGGCTTCAGGTGCTTAACTACACAAAGTGGCTCATTGGGTATGCGCGTATCATGGGCTAAATATGTATGCCCAAAGCCCCCCTCACCTAGTTTGCTAGCAATGCGATAGCGCCCATCTAGTAATTGACCAATCATGCTCGCTCACTCCAAATTTTCCAATAAATATAGCAATCCTAAATGGTTTGTGGAAGAGTGCACCAATGGGAGGATCTTCCACATCACAAGGATTTTAGTTCTCGGCTTTAGGAGAGGATTTACGATACTAACCCTCTCCTAAAGCCAGTTGTAAATTATCCCGCACTCGC includes the following:
- the lnt gene encoding apolipoprotein N-acyltransferase, with the protein product MRNLQNLLFAALGGVLMGLTPDPFSQWWLAWIALIPLWMLAQKLKFKSAIAMGAVWGFCYHGMALFWITSVHPMEWMGVPWWTSFWIATLVWLLITGWGAVLSGLWAGGMSLLTHKLNVPSRIIIACAIFSGLEIVWSWGPLYWTALGYTQSPHDLLLLQISRLSGQQTMTSAIVVINGLLAETLLHKPWRDRQPLWNQQKQSIVLLNWAKQWRYAIAAIVMLLAMSGYGAWEMQSDRMISTNSQAIKAGIIQGNFPNALTVKPKGWEIAVNNYTKGYEKLAQSGAEMIVTPETAISFLYPNYDARREPFDQVVEKYRVPVWLGGFGKTRNPNTEDPNNYTNSLFLIDGSNKILGQYDKVRLVPVGEYIPFKPILGSLIKRLSPLRGEVEAGSSEQLVDTPWGRFIVGICYESAYPATFRFQTAAGGRLILSASNNAHFASYMSAQHHAQDVARAIESDRWAVRATNTGYSGFVDPNGRTVWLSDVNTYETHLETVYLRDTKTLYVMWGDWLTPLLCITSVAIYAKHRFA
- a CDS encoding zinc metalloprotease HtpX; this encodes MSTPESEFPHSELPHKAGRADQVGASLVTAKIAGNLAFASSITIALLVGIVFSLVTATIFIVNSPNPILGFGVAVIVTVLVNAIIFFVSPWIMDLTQGWLYHTRWVKIEEIERLSPESARTIQRVCNLKKITQPRLGIIDDNNPTAFTYGALPNSARLVVSAGLFKYLDDDEAATVYAHELGHIVHWDFAVMTVASTLVQITYLLYVTIREVGKKINDERAENAAMITAFIAYGFYIVGTYLLLYLSRTREYFADHFAAEQTGNPNALSRALVKIAYGIVQETEKATEPSRLMQGTRALGIYDSKAAASTGTAYQISSSPEKIGRLFLWDLFNPWGWWMELNSTHPLTGKRVRALSNYAEQLGLDMEFDMGRVVAEGKRLDKKRLYGTFYQDVLLYGAEFIAIILGLAIGAVLFKSIGGLKAFVAIPLLLLGVVMIFKRSVMYPSSKNAPATDVITLMSDAYASPLRGQPVQLEGNLIGRGDAGYVFGSDLKLQDKSGMMYLLYASRWGPFGNFFFGMKRVQGLIGMETTAKGWFRRGVASWMDLELLSTANGNKVSSHPAFWGLVWSIIFLAIGVLLFLAK
- a CDS encoding protein kinase domain-containing protein, translating into MIGQLLDGRYRIASKLGEGGFGHTYLAHDTRIPNEPLCVVKHLKPASDDREYLKVANRLFTSEAQVLAKLGDHDRIPRLLAYFEQSGEFYLVEEFVEGRSLELELVRGYRMGEAQVIQILDDLLSILEYTHAQGVIHRDLKPDNIIRRKSDGKLVLIDFGAIKQVQNQMAQEGQTVATVAIGTLGYMPSEQAQGKPRPSSDLYAIGVIGIQALTGLQPRELQEDYQTGELIWQHLVPNKTGLVGVLTKMTRYHYKDRYESAAEIRKVLANLGSHHLPTHQSVQSANGIQSTIVSTNSGNDLGTEILPKVPPTQPYNPAIAQSPMPSIQPLVQPLPAPTTPLPPPTTPVNLHSAPSENPPQHTVQVSAPYQTSDHKGSNKGLWIAVWVAAFATAIAIGAVMATRNGSSTLSPVTNNSTSKPTVTPSPNSPPVASPSTPTETTSPTSTPKASPSATVSPTATPTTKPTKTAIASLSESEAVDLVNNLVAAKNQMFAPPFDRQLLAELTTGEAYEKRKGSIDWLQSNNAFYRYGDFKVSRAGSFGIQDDQANVTVEIFESPTLYVNGKIDRSQSQPSRGRYICNLKFEDGKWKIANLTKVD